A part of Anaerobranca gottschalkii DSM 13577 genomic DNA contains:
- a CDS encoding transposase zinc-binding domain-containing protein: MATGIIKQIFEDKWGEFKEKYPIRPTVLSEVKKMLTCKDMSEGYSKFCCPTCNEVRYVGFTCKSRFCTSCGRKA; the protein is encoded by the coding sequence ATGGCTACTGGAATAATAAAACAAATATTTGAAGATAAATGGGGAGAGTTTAAAGAAAAATACCCAATTAGGCCAACAGTATTGTCAGAAGTAAAAAAGATGCTAACTTGTAAAGATATGAGTGAAGGATATAGCAAATTTTGTTGTCCGACATGTAATGAAGTCAGATATGTAGGCTTTACCTGTAAGAGTCGCTTCTGTACATCTTGTGGTCGGAAAGCA